A region of the Massilia sp. erpn genome:
CATCGGCAATATCTACGGCGCCATGATCGGCGGCCTGGTGCTGGGCGTGATCGAAAGCCTGGGCGCCGGCTATATCGGCGAACTGACGGGCGGTTTCCTCGGCAGCCACTACCAGGACATCTTCGCCTTCGTGGTGCTGATCCTGGTGCTCACCGTGCGTCCTTCCGGCATCATGGGCGAGCGCGTCGCCGACCGCGCCTGAGCGCAGAAAGACAAGAGGACACAGAATGGCACTCCTGAATTTCGACCTGCAAAAGAACCCTACCAAGGCCTACACCAGCATCGCCCTGGTGCTGGCGCTGATGATCATCTTCCCGTTTGCGGCGGCGCCCTTTGGCAACTCCTGGGTCCGCATCGTGGACCTGGCCCTGCTCTACATCATGCTGGCCCTGGGCCTGAACATCGTGGTCGGCTTTGCCGGCCTGCTCGACCTGGGCTATATCGCCTTCTATGCGGTGGGCGCCTACATGACCGGCTTGCTGGCATCGCCGCAATTCGCCACCCTGCTCGAATCGCTGATCAATATGCATCCGGCCTTCGGCGAGGCGCTGGCGGTCATGCTGGGCGATGACATCCGCACCAGCGGCATCCACCTTTCGGTCTGGTTCATCGTGCCGCTGGCGGCGGCGCTGGCGGGCCTGTTCGGCGCCATCCTCGGCGCGCCGACCCTGAAGCTGCGCGGCGACTACCTGGCCATCGTGACCCTGGGCTTCGGCGAGATCATCCGCATCTTCATGAACAACCTGAATGAGCCGATCAACTTCACCAACGGTCCGCAGGGCATCAACCTGATCGACCCGATCCGCGTGTTCGGCCTGTCGCTGGCAGGCGAGCCGGGTTCGCGCGCGACGGTGGTGCTGGGTGGCTTCTCCATGCCCTCGGTGAACGCTTACTACTTCCTGTTCCTGCTGCTGACGATCGTCACCATCTTCGTCACCGCGCGCCTCAAGCATTCGCGCCTGGGCCGTGCCTGGGTCGCCATCCGCGAAGACGAAATCGCGGCCAAGGCCATGGGCATCAATACCCGCAACGTCAAGCTGCTGGCCTTCTCCATGGGCGCCAGCTTCGGCGGCGTGGCGGGCGCCATGTTCGCCTCCTTCCAGGGCTTCGTCTCGCCCGAATCGTTCGCGCTGAACGAATCGATCGCCGTGCTGGCCATGGTGGTGCTGGGCGGCATTGGCCACATTCCCGGCGTGGTGCTGGGCGGCGCGTTGCTGGCGGCCCTGCCCGAAGTGCTGCGCCATGTGGTGGAGCCGGCGCAGGAAGCCATGTTCGGCCATGTGCTGATCGAAGCCGAAGTGCTGCGCCAGCTGCTGTACGGCCTGGCCCTGGTGGGCATCATGCTGTACCGTCCGGCCGGCATCTGGCCCGCGCCCAAGCATGAAGACCGTCCCGACGCGGACGCCGACACCAAACAGCAATCGAGCGGCGTGATCGCGGCATGAGGATAGTAGACATGAGCAATGAAGTCATTCTGAATATCGCCGGCGTCAACAAACGCTTCGGCGGCCTGCAGGCGCTGACCGATGTCGGCATCAAGATCATGCGCGGCCAGATCTACGGCCTGATCGGCCCGAACGGCGCGGGCAAGACCACCTTCTTCAATGTGATCACCGGCTTGTACCAGCCCGACACCGGCACCTTCGAACTGGCGGGCAAACCGTATTCGCCTTCGGCCCCGCATGCGGTGGCCAAGGCCGGCATTGCGCGCACTTTCCAGAACATCCGCCTGTTCGGCGAAATGACGGCGCTGGAAAACGTGATGGTGGGACGCCATGTGCGCTCGCACCAGGGCGTGTTCGGCGCCATCTTCCGCCACAAGGCGGCGCGCGAAGAGGAAGCGTCTATCCGCCGCCGCGCGCAGGAGCTGCTGGACTTCGTCGGCATCGGCCAGTTCGCCAGCCGCACCGCCAAATACCTGTCGTATGGCGACCAGCGCCGCCTGGAAATCGCGCGCGCCCTGGCCACCGACCCGCAGCTGCTGGCGCTGGACGAACCGGCGGCCGGCATGAACGCCACCGAAAAGCTGGCCTTGCGCGAGCTGCTGGTCAAGATCAAGGCCGAAGGCAAGACCGTGCTGCTGATCGAGCACGACGTCAAGCTGATGATGGGCCTGTGCGACCGCATCACCGTGCTCGAATACGGCAAGCCGATCGCCGAAGGGCTGCCGGCGGAAATACAAAGCAATCAGGCCGTCATCGACGCCTATCTGGGAGGATCGCACTAATGGGTGCCAATGTTCTGAAAGTAGCGGGACTGAAGGTCGCGTATGGCGGCATCAAGGCAGTCAAAGGCATCGATCTGGAAGTGAACAAGGGCGAGCTGGTGACGCTGATCGGCGCCAACGGCGCCGGCAAGACCACCACGCTGAAAGCCATCACCGGCACGCTGCCCGACTGCAAGGTCGAAGGCACGATCAGCTATATGGGCCAGTCGCTGAAAGGCAGCAAATCCTTCCACCTGGTCGAGAAAAAACTCGCCATGGTGCCGGAAGGGCGCGGCGTGTTCACGCGCATGACCATCCACGAAAACCTGATGATGGGCGCCTACACGCGCGACGACAAGGCCGGCGTAGAGGCCGACATCGCCAAGTGGTACGACATCTTCCCGCGCCTGAAAGAGCGTTCTGCGCAGCTGGCCGGCACCCTGTCCGGCGGCGAACAGCAGATGCTGGCGATGGCGCGCGCGCTGATGTGCCATCCCGAGCTGCTGTTGCTGGATGAGCCGTCGATGGGCCTGTCGCCGATCATGGTCGACAAGATCTTTGAGGTGATCCGCAACGTCTCGAAAGAAGGCATCACCATCCTGCTGGTCGAGCAGAACGCCAAGCTTGCATTGGAAGCCGCCGACCGCGGCTACGTGATGGACTCCGGCCAGATCACCATGACCGGCAACGCCGACGACATGCTGCACGACCCCCGCGTCAAAGCCGCCTACCTCGGCGAATAAGCCTTTGATCCAGCGCAAAAAATGTCCACCCTGGTGTCAGGCACTGGAGTCGGACATTCTTTGATCTAAATCAGCAAATGTCCCACCCTGGTGTCAGGCACCAGGGTGGGACATTTTTTGATTTTTATCAAACGCCGCTGGCGAGCAGGGCGGCGAGGCGGGGGAGGTCGATGTTGCCGCCGCTGAGGATGATGCCGATGCGTTGTCCGCGCAGCTGTGCTTTCATCTTGCGGGCGGCGGCGTAGCCGAGGCAGCCGGTCGGTTCGACCACCAGCTTCATGCGGGCGGCGAAGAAGCGCATGGCGTCGATCAGCTCGGCATCGCTGGCAGTCAGGATATCGGTCGCTTCGCGCAGCACGATGGGGAAGGTGTAGTTGCCCATGTGCTGGGTCTGGGCGCCGTCGGCGATCGTTTGCGGGGTGTCGATGTGGACGATCTTCCCGCTGCGGAAGGATTGCTGGCCGTCGTTGCCGGCTTCGGGTTCGACACCGTAGACCTTGCATTGCGGCGACAGCGCGCGCACTGAGAGCAGGCTGCCGGACATCAGGCCGCCGCCGCCCATCGGCGCGAACAAGGCGTCGAGCTGGCCCACTTCTTCGATCAGCTCCTTGGCGGCCGTGCCTTGTCCTGCGATGACGTCGGGATGGTCGTAGGGCGGAATCAGGGTCATGCCATGTTTCTGCGCCAGCTCGCGGCCGATCTGCTCGCGGTCTTCCTTGTAGCGGTCGTAGATGATGACGGTGGCGCCGTAGCCGCGCGTGGCGGCGATCTTGGATTCGGGCGCGTCATGCGGCATGATGATGGTGGCGGGAATGCCCAGTATCCTGGCCGCCAGCGCAATCGCTTGCGCGTGGTTGCCGGACGAGAAAGCCACGACGCCGGCTTTGCGCTGCTGCGCGTCGAATTTCGACAGGGCGTTGAAGCCGCCGCGGAATTTGAAGGCGCCCATGCGCTGCAGGTTTTCGCATTTGAAGAAGACTTCGGCCCCCAGCTCTTCGTTGACTGTGCGCGAGGTCAGCACCGGCGTGCGGTGGGCATGGCCTTCGATGCGGCGCGCGGCCGCTGCAACGTCTTCGTAAGTGGGCAGTATCAGTTCGCTCATTGCTTTCCTTTCGTTTTACCAGGGCCAGGCGATGCTGCTGCCTGCGCCTTCCGTTACGGCGCGCTGGTACAGCATGCGCGCCACCGTCAAGTCTTGCAGGGCAAGGCCTGTCATATCAAAAATCGTGATGCTGTCGTCTGCCGGACGCTGGCCGTCTTGCGCCAGCAGTGCGCCGATTTCTTCGGCTGGCAGCGTGGGCGCCCATTGCAGCTCGCCCACTTGCCGCGCCTGCGCCAGGTCGTCGGCCCAGAGATGGGCGCGTTCCAGCAGGCCTGGCGGCAGCTCGCGCTTGCCGCGCGTGTCGGCGCCGACGCCGTTCAGGTGCGTGCCTGGCTGCACCGCATCGGCTACAAACAAAGGGGTTTTGCTTGGCGTGGTGGTGATGACGATGTCGCTGTCCGCCACGGCCGCATCGGCGCTGGTGCCGGGCGCGATATCGCAGCGCTGCGCGAATGCGGCTTCGAACGCGCTGTCGCGGCGCGCGCCGGAAGCGAGGTAGCGCACCTGGCGCAGGCCGGGCAGGGCGCGCAGCGCATAGTCGAGCTGGGCGCGCGCCTGCACGCCGGTGCCGAAGATGCACAGGCGGCTGGCGTCGGCGCGGGCCAGCGCCTGCAGGCCCAAGGCGCCCGCCGCGGCGGTACGCTCGGTGGTGATGGCGTTGCCGTCGATGAGGCATTGCGGCCGGCCCGTGGCGGGATCGTGCAGCAGGATGGTGGCCTGGTGCGCGTCGCCGCCCACGTCGCGGTTGGCGGGCCAGAAGCCGGCAGCCTTGTAACCGAGCAGGCCTTGCGCCGCCACGTCGCCGGCCTTGATGCCGAAGATGGCGCCGCCCGGCAGCGCTTCGCGCACCAGCGGGAAGATGCGGCCGGCGCGCTGTTGATGCAGTTGGAAGGCTTCGCGCACCGCCTCCAGCACGGCGTCGGGATGCAGCAGGGCGGCGACCTGGTCGCGGTCGAGCAGCAGCAGGCGGGCGTTATTTCGCATAGTTGTACACCGTGGCGCGTGAGACGCCCAGATGCTGGGCGGTGATTTCCATGGCGCGCCGCAGATCGAGCAGGCCCGCGCCTTTCAGTTCGCGCAGCAGGTTGCGGCGCTCGTCGGCCTTGAGCGCGCGCGGCGTGGTGGCCAGGCGCGCGGCAAACTGGTCGATGCGGGCGCGGATGGCGTCGGCGCCGGCCGGGTCCAGGCTTTCCTGGATGGCGGCGTTGGCGTCCACGCTGCCGAACTGGCCGAGCAGGCTATGCAGGCTGCGGAACAGGCTCAGGTCGACGTTCATGCACAGGGCGGCGACGTAGTTGCCTTCATCGTCCTTGATGCCGATCGAGGTGCTTTTGGCTTGCCGTCCGTCGGGGAAGTGGTTGGGGTAGTTGGCCAGCACTTGTGGATAGGCGGGATCGGCGATGCGCGCCAGCCCCAGCTCGGTGGCCGGATCGCCGGGCTGGCGGCCCGACAGATTGTTATGGATGGCCAGCACCGTGCTGTGCGGGTCGCGCAGATCGTGCAGTACCACTTCGCAAAACGGGGCCAGGGTCTGGCCCAGGCCGGCGGCGATGTGCTGCAATTGTTCGATCAGGTGGTCATGGTCTTTGTTTTGCATTTTTACAGATTATCTCGTTTTGGATTAAATGTAAACCAGCGTCCGATCAGGGGCGATTTAACATTGCCGTAAGGAAATGTTGCTAAAGTGGCGTTTTGCCACTCAAGGGATGACTATGCAAAGCAAGATGATCTTTTCCGCCACGGTGCTGGCTGCGCTGCTGGCCGGCTGCGGCGGCGGCAATGCGCCGGCCGGCGACAATGCAGGTGCGGAACGCGCGCGCAGCGCTGCCGCCCCGCAGCGCGCGGCGCCGGCCAAGATGGTGCTGGCCTACTACTCCGGCTATGCCAATAACTACAAGGCGCTGACCACGCACTACGCCAACTTCAATGCGGTGGCGATCGACTACTGGAATATCACGGCCGAGGGCGTGGTGGTGGGCAATGGCGATCCGGCGCCGTCGAACGCGATTTCCTTCCTGAAGTCGAAAAAGATCCCGATTTACGGCTGTATCTCGAATGTGGACGGCGATTGGAGCCAAGCCATTGCGCACGGCGTGACCGGCACCTTCCGCAAGACGGCCATTGCCAATCTGCTGGCGTTTGCCAAGAAGAACGGCTTTGCCGGCATCAATATCGACTTCGAAAACGTCAATAAGGACGATCGCGCCAACCTGAGCGCTTTTACCGCCGAGCTGGGCGCCGTGCTGCATGCGAATGGTTTGAAGCTGATCATCAGCGTGCCCGCTTTCTCCGCCGCCGACGAGAATCACGAGTACAACCAGGCTTTCGATCTGGCCGCTCTCGGCCGCGCCGTCGACTATATCCAGATCATGAGCTATGACCAGGCGATTCCCGCCTGGGATCCCGGCCCGGTCGCCAGTTCCGGCTGGATGGAGGATGCGCTCGACTATGCCGTCGCCAAAGCGCCTGCTGGGCGCATCCTGAACGGTCTGCCGGCCTATGGTTACGACTGGATCGCGGCGGGCAATGGCAAGCAAGTGTTCTGGAATGCCATTCCCGGCATGCTGAAGCAGTATGGCGTCACACCGCGCTATGACATTGGCAGCAACTCCCTGACCTTCAACTACACCGCCACCGACGGCCAGCCGCATACGGTGTGGACGGAAAACGCCCAGAGCATCACGCTGAAAGCCAGCCTGGTCAACGCCTACGGCCTGGGCGGCACCTCGATCTATGCGCTGGGCATGGAAGATGCCAGCTACTGGAAAGCCGTGCAAGCCGGTTTGCAAAAATAACCGCACACCGTTTGATCTGGCGCAAAAAATGTCCGACTCCGGTGCCTGGCACCAGGGTGGGACATTGTTTGATTTGGCGCAAAGGGTGGGGCGAAAAAAAGCCCCGGGATGGAACCCGGGGCAGAAGAAAGCATCCGCTGGAGAGGAAACCACGGATGCCGAGGAGACCTTTGGACAGCGGGGAGGCCCGAGGGCCTTCCGATTACGCTTGCTTTTTGACGGCGGCAGCCGGGGCAGCTTTGGCGGCGGCGGCGGTGAACTGGTTCACGGCGGCGCTCAGATTGGCTTCCACGGTTTCGGCGGCTTGTTTGGCGGTTTTGGTGAATTGCTCGTAGCCGGCGTGGGCGCTGCCCAGGGCCGATTTGAACAGGGCCACAGCGTTTTCGGTGCCGGCTGGGGCGTTTTTGCTCACTTCTTCCACCAGCGAAATCACTTTGCGGTTGGTTTCGGCGATCTGGGTTTCAGCGGCTTTGCTGAATTCGGCTTGGGTGCCGGAAGCGATCGAAGCCAGGTGACGGCCATAGGCGATGGCTTTTTCAGCGGTCGGCTGGGCCTGAGCAGCGGTCAGCGAGAAGAATTCCTGCGGGTCTTTGGCAGCCAGCAGTTGCTTGGCGGTGACGGCGGACTCTTCCAGCGAGGCTTTCGCGGCGGTCAGGTTCAGGTCGACAAACTTCTCAACGCCTTCGAAGGCTTTGTTGGTCAGCGAGGAAAAGATGGCGAACTGGCTCTCGAAATTGGCCTTGGTCGCATTGGAAAATTGCTCAGGAATCGAAAACATTTAACTCTCCAGTAAGTAAATAGTCGTTGATTGAATACGCTGTTTGCTACCTGCGGTGAAGCGCAAAACGGTTTTTCAGGGGCCGAACAACAAATTGTGCAACGCAACAAACCCAATTTTACGGAACTGGGAAAAGATGTCAAGGAATATTTTGTGCATTGCACAAGGGCATTAAATACTTGTTGTTACAGGGTTTTTTCTTGCTAGCGCCGGGTGCGAGTCAGGTGAAAATGCAGCGCCGCAGCGAAGCGGGGGCGGGCGGGTGCTGCCGTGTTAGACTGCCTGTCCTGTTTTCAGTTTGCTAGCTGCCATGTCCGATACCTCTACAGCCAGCCCAGCCACGGCTTTGCTCTCGCCGGTGCCGCTATTTTTTGTCTTTCTGTGGAGTACGGGTTTCATTGTTGCTAAGTATGGTTTGCCCTACGCGCCGCCGCTGACTTTCCTGTTGCTGCGCTTTCTTGGCGTGCTGGCGATCCTGGCGCCCGCCATTGTGCTGCTGAAAGCGCCCTGGCCGCGGGGCAAGGTGGGCCATATCGCCGTGGCCGGCATCCTGGTGCAGGCCGGTTATCTGAGCGGGGTGTGGTGCGCGATCAAGCTGGGCATGCCGGCCGGCTTGTCGGCCCTGATCGTCGGCATGCAGCCGATCCTGACAGCTTTTGCCGCGCCTTTGCTGGGCGAGCAAGTACGGCCGCGCCAGTGGCTGGGCCTGGTTTTCGGCCTGGTGGGCGTCGGCCTGGTGGTGGCGGCCAAGGTCACGCTGGTCGGTTTGAGCTGGCCGAGCCTGGCGCTGTGCGTGGGCGCGCTGCTGGCGATGACGGCCGGCACGCTCTACCAAAAACATTTTTGTCCACGCTTTGACTTGCGCAGCGGCACGGTGATCCAGTTCTCGGCCTCGCTGGTGGTGGTGCTGCCTTTTGCCGTAGCGCTGGAAGGCCTGGGTTGGGATTTCGCCTCGGTGCAGTGGACACCGCAATTCCTCGCTGCTTGGGCCTGGTCGGTGCTGGCGCTGTCGATTGGTGCCATCTTCCTGCTGTTCGCCCTGATCCGCCGCAGCGACGCCACCCAGGTTTCCAGCCTGATGTATCTGACCCCGCCCACCACCGCCCTGATGGCCTGGCTGCTGTTCGGCGAGGCCTTCAATCTGCTCGGCCTGGCTGGTATGGCGCTGGCCGTGCTGGGTGTGGTCTTCGTTGTGCGTCCATCCAAAAACTAGCGAGTATGCCAGCATGATTTCCAGTCCCGAACAGCAGGCGGTCGACGCCGCCATCACCTCGCGCCGCTCGATCCGCGCCTTCCTGCCGACGCCGCTGGCGCGCGAAGATATCGAACAGATTTTGCAAGTAGCGGCGCGCGCGCCCTCCGGCACCAATGTCCAGCCCTGGCGCGTGCATGTGCTGACGGGCGCGGCCAAGGAAGAGTTGAGCCGCCGTATCCTGGCGGCTTACCATGACCCGCTGCAGGCCGCCACCCATACCGAGCCGTATGCCTATTACCCGCGCCAATGGGTGGCGCCGTATATCGACCGGCGCCGCAAGGTGGGCTGGGATCTGTATGCGCTGCTGGGCCTGACCCGCGAGGACAAGGCCGGCATGGCGGCCCAGCATGGCCGCAATTACGCTTTCTTCGACGCGCCGGTGGGCCTGATCTTCACCATCGATAACATCATGGAGCAGGGTTCCTGGCTGGACTATGGCATGTTCCTGCAGAACATCATGGTGGCGGCACGCGGCCGGGGGCTGGATACGTGCCCGCAAGCAGCGTTCACCCAATATCACCGGATTATCAGTGAATATTTGCGGTTGCCGGACAACGAAACAGTAGTCTGCGGCATGGCGCTGGGATATGCTGATCTAAGCAAGATAGAAAATACGCTAGTGACCGAGAGAGTCCCCGTTGCTGAATTTGTTAAATTTGCGGAGTAAATAAGCCGTTGCGCGCCAGCGTCAAAGAATGAACATTGTGTCTTGCTCTTTGGCAAATTCTAGTGCCATCAACCTTAATTTTACTTGCGCTGGAGCAGTGTTTTGTTACACTGCAACGTAGGACCTTCTCTTCCGTACTGGGGAAAATCGAATGTATAAACTTGCCATCAGCGCGTTGATCTCCGCGCTCTTCATTTCCCTGCCCGCAGCGGCGGCTCCGGCCAAGCACGGGGCGAAGGCTGTCAGCGTCAAGAAGAGCAAGGCCGGCGTGCGCCGCCAGGCCGCTGCCGACGAGCCGCGCATGGTCAAGCGCGTAGTCATGGTGCATGGCAAGCGCAAGGTCGTGTACCAGCGCGTGGTGAGTGTGGGCGATGCGATTCCCGCCCGTCCCACCGTCGGCGATATGGCCGGCTTGAACCTGACGCGCGACCCGCTCGACTTGAAATCGAATGTGGCCCTGGTGCTGGACCAGGCCAATTCCGAAGTGCTGTTCGAAAAGAATGCCAATGTGGCCCTGCCGATCGCCTCCATCACCAAGATGATGACCGGGCTGGTGGTGGTGGAAGCCAACCAGGACATGGACGAGATGCTGACCGTGAGCGAGGATGACGTCGACCGCGCCAAGTTCAGCAGTTCGCGCCTGAAAGTCGGTTCCCAGCTGAGCCGGCGCGATATGCTGCATATCGCCTTGATGAGCTCGGAAAACCGCGCCGCCTCGGCGCTGGGCCACAATTATCCGGGTGGCCTGCCAGCCTTCGTCGAGGCGATGAACGCCAAGGCGCGCCAGCTGGGCATGAGCGAAACCCATTATGTCGATTCCAGCGGCCTGTCGAAAAACAATGTGGCGAGCGCGCGCGATCTGGCCAAGCTGGCCCAGGCCGCTTACGAGCATCCCGTGCTGCGCGAGTATTCGACGGCGCCGAAAGCCGTGGTGGAAGCGAATGGCCGTCCCATGCTGTTCGGCACCACCAACCGTCTGGTGGCGCCCAATTCGGGCTGGGAAATCGGCTTGCAGAAAACCGGCTTCATCAATGAAGCGGGCCGTTGCCTGATGATGCAGGCCGTGGTCGAAGGCCGCGCCGTGATCATGGTGCTGCTCGACGCCAAGGGTTCGGCCGCGCGCGCCGCCGATGCGCTGCGCATGCGCAAATGGCTGAGCGCCTTGAAACCGCCGGGCTTTTCCACCTCCACGGTGGCCAGCCCGGCCGTCACTACTTCTTATTCGGCAGCAGGCATGTAACCGAGGGTGGCCGAGATCTGGTTGGCGGTGGTGACCAGGTCTTCCAGCCACTCTTCCTGCAGGCGGTCAGCCGGGGCCGAGATCGACAGGCCCGCCACCAGCTTGCCCGAATCGTCGCGGATGCCAGCTGCCATGCAGCGCACGCCCAGTTCCAGTTCCTCATTGTCGCGCGCATAGCCGCGCGCGCGCACCAGGCTCAGTTCCCGTTCCAGCTTGCTCAAATCCGTGATGGAATTCTTGTTGTGCCCGGCCAGGCCGGTGCGCGTGGCATAGGCGCGGATGGCTTTCGGCTCGTCCACCGATAGGAAGAGCTTGCCGGTCGAAGTCAGGTGCAGCGGGCCGCGGCCGCCGATGGCGCGCACCACCTGCATGCCCGAGCGTTCGGAGAAGGCGCGGTCGATGTACACGATCTCGTCGCCCTGGCGCACCGAGAGATTGATGGTCTGCTGGGTTTTCTTGTGCAGGGAGCGCATGAAATCAAGCGCCGCTTCGCGCACGGAAAGACGGCTCTTGACCACATTGCCCAGTTCCAGCAGGCGCATGCCGAGGCGGTAAGTGCCCGGCTCGACGCGGTCGACAAAGCGGGTCAGCACCATATCGTTGAGGATGCGGTGGGCGGTGGACGGGTGCAGGCCGGAGACCTTGGACAATTCCTTCAAGCTCACAGGATCGGGATATTTGGCCAATGCGTCCAGCAAGGCCACCATGCGCTCGATTACCTGAATGGTCGTCTTTTGTTCCGGGACGGATTCAATTTTCATGATGCGGTTGGTGCAGTGCAGTATTCGGTACTGCATTTATACCATGATGTGAAAAAAATGGGAATTCTGTGTCATATTGGTGTCTGGAAAGTGTGAATAAATACTCACGCCCAGGCATAATGGCGCACCGAACCATCCCAGATCAGCGAGCATAGAAACATGGAACAGCCTGTCAGTGAATTCAAAAGCAAAAGCGGTTTGAAGCGCATCCTCTCCGCCTTCTTTTATTCGGTGGATGGCTTGAAATCGGCCTGGCGCCACGAGCACGCCTTCCGCCAGGAGTTGATGCTCTTCGTTTTCGGCGGCATCATCGCCATGTTCCTGCCGGTCTCTGCTTTTCAGAAACTGGTGCTGATCGGCGTGCTGGTGCTGGTGCTGATCGTGGAGCTGATCAACTCGGCCATCGAAGCCGTGGTCGACCGCATTTCGCTGGATCGTCACCCGCTGTCGAAGAATGCCAAGGATTTTGGCAGTGCAGCAGTCTTGCTGGCCTGCCTGCTGGCCGGCGCCACCTGGGCGGTGGTGCTGTTCAACCGCTTTTATTGAGCGGCATACCGGCTATATAAGTTTGGGGTATATAAAACTTCCAAATCCTTAGTTCGCTTTTATAAACGGTGACAGTATCCTGAGGCTTCCAATTCAAAGGGGAATCCTGATGCTGTCCAAGAAAATCTTTGCTGCTGCTGCCTTTGCTTCCGCCGTCCTGCCCGCGTTCGCCGCCGATGTGAACCTGCTCAATGTGTCCTACGACCCGACGCGGGAACTGTACCAGGATGTGAATGCCGCTTTTGCCAAAGACTGGAAGGCGCGCACCGGCGACAATGTGAAGATCAAGCAGTCGCATGGCGGCTCGGGCAAACAGGGCCGCGCCGTGATTGACGGCCTGGAAGCCGATGTGGTGACGCTGGCGCTGGCCTACGACATCGATGCCATCGCCGAAAAAGGCTTGCTGAGCAAGGATTGGCAAAAACGCCTGGGCCACAATGCCACCCCTTACAGCTCGACCATCGTTTTCCTGGTGCGCAAGGGGAATCCGAAAGGCATCAAGGACTGGGGCGACCTGGTGAAACCGGGCATCGCCGTCATCACCCCGAATCCGAAAACTTCCGGTGGCGCGCGCTGGAATCACCTTGCCGCTTACGGTTACGCCCTGCGCCAGCCTGGCGGCAATGAAGCCTCGGCGC
Encoded here:
- a CDS encoding nitroreductase, which produces MISSPEQQAVDAAITSRRSIRAFLPTPLAREDIEQILQVAARAPSGTNVQPWRVHVLTGAAKEELSRRILAAYHDPLQAATHTEPYAYYPRQWVAPYIDRRRKVGWDLYALLGLTREDKAGMAAQHGRNYAFFDAPVGLIFTIDNIMEQGSWLDYGMFLQNIMVAARGRGLDTCPQAAFTQYHRIISEYLRLPDNETVVCGMALGYADLSKIENTLVTERVPVAEFVKFAE
- a CDS encoding diacylglycerol kinase, with translation MEQPVSEFKSKSGLKRILSAFFYSVDGLKSAWRHEHAFRQELMLFVFGGIIAMFLPVSAFQKLVLIGVLVLVLIVELINSAIEAVVDRISLDRHPLSKNAKDFGSAAVLLACLLAGATWAVVLFNRFY
- a CDS encoding sulfate ABC transporter substrate-binding protein, producing MLSKKIFAAAAFASAVLPAFAADVNLLNVSYDPTRELYQDVNAAFAKDWKARTGDNVKIKQSHGGSGKQGRAVIDGLEADVVTLALAYDIDAIAEKGLLSKDWQKRLGHNATPYSSTIVFLVRKGNPKGIKDWGDLVKPGIAVITPNPKTSGGARWNHLAAYGYALRQPGGNEASAREYLKKLYKNVPVLDSGARGATTTFVERGIGDVLLAWENEALLAIKELGPDKVEIVAPSVSILAEPPVAIVDKVVDKRGTRKVAEAYLNFLYTDAAQELIAKNYYRPTVEKEAKKYAAQFPNVKLFTLSQVAGDWDKAQKTHFADGGVFDQIYQPSK
- a CDS encoding serine hydrolase, which encodes MYKLAISALISALFISLPAAAAPAKHGAKAVSVKKSKAGVRRQAAADEPRMVKRVVMVHGKRKVVYQRVVSVGDAIPARPTVGDMAGLNLTRDPLDLKSNVALVLDQANSEVLFEKNANVALPIASITKMMTGLVVVEANQDMDEMLTVSEDDVDRAKFSSSRLKVGSQLSRRDMLHIALMSSENRAASALGHNYPGGLPAFVEAMNAKARQLGMSETHYVDSSGLSKNNVASARDLAKLAQAAYEHPVLREYSTAPKAVVEANGRPMLFGTTNRLVAPNSGWEIGLQKTGFINEAGRCLMMQAVVEGRAVIMVLLDAKGSAARAADALRMRKWLSALKPPGFSTSTVASPAVTTSYSAAGM
- a CDS encoding IclR family transcriptional regulator, which produces MKIESVPEQKTTIQVIERMVALLDALAKYPDPVSLKELSKVSGLHPSTAHRILNDMVLTRFVDRVEPGTYRLGMRLLELGNVVKSRLSVREAALDFMRSLHKKTQQTINLSVRQGDEIVYIDRAFSERSGMQVVRAIGGRGPLHLTSTGKLFLSVDEPKAIRAYATRTGLAGHNKNSITDLSKLERELSLVRARGYARDNEELELGVRCMAAGIRDDSGKLVAGLSISAPADRLQEEWLEDLVTTANQISATLGYMPAAE